One genomic segment of Musa acuminata AAA Group cultivar baxijiao chromosome BXJ3-3, Cavendish_Baxijiao_AAA, whole genome shotgun sequence includes these proteins:
- the LOC103979107 gene encoding probable serine/threonine-protein kinase At1g01540 — translation MAGYSSPFLNDELSKRTVIFGLHMWVIIGIGVGAAFVLLLFLISLWLASRRSTAPAAIPNMSKEIQEIHVDPSRLPDAKLLGQALQKPPLPDTEPPRASVERQALLVPAEEEGPAAQQRIHIEIGKDHRITYPERPAVGVGGSSHASGESRSVEQVSIAAPEVSHLGWGHWYTLRELEVATNMFADEKVIGEGGYGIVYHGTLEDNTQVAVKNLLNNRGQAEREFKVEVEAIGRVRHKNLVRLLGYCAEGAHRMLVYEYVDNGNLEQWLHGDVRPSSPLTWEIRMNIVLGMAKGIMYLHEGLEPKVVHRDIKSSNILLDKQWNPKVSDFGLAKLLGSERSYVTTRVMGTFGYVAPEYASTGMLNERSDVYSFGILIMEIISGRSPVDYNRPPGEVNLVEWIKTMVTNRNSEGVLDPKLPEKPSSRALKKALLVALRCVDPDAQKRPKMGHVIHMLEVDDFPYRDDRRAVRTYRDSPQEKARLLERPAVESGDSSGYESNSTVNRTTRWRKQEN, via the exons ATGGCGGGCTACAGCTCGCCGTTCCTCAACGACGAGCTGTCGAAGCGCACCGTCATCTTCGGCCTCCACATGTGGGTCATTATCGGCATCGGCGTCGGCGCCGCCTTCgtgctcctcctcttcctcatctcCCTGTGGCTCGCCTCCAGGCGCAGCACCGCGCCGGCCGCCATCCCCAATATGTCCAAGGAAATCCAGGAGATCCACGTCGACCCGTCCCGGCTGCCGGACGCGAAGCTGCTGGGCCAGGCGCTCCAGAAACCGCCGCTCCCCGATACcgagcccccgcgggcgtcggtgGAGCGGCAGGCCCTGCTTGtgccggcggaggaggaggggccAGCGGCGCAGCAGAGAATCCACATTGAGATCGGGAAGGACCACCGGATCACCTATCCGGAGCGCCCAGCTGTCGGCGTCGGCGGATCGTCCCACGCCAGCGGCGAGAGCCGGTCTGTGGAGCAGGTCTCCATCGCGGCCCCTGAGGTGTCGCACTTGGGTTGGGGGCACTGGTACACCCTCCGGGAGCTCGAGGTGGCAACCAACATGTTTGCCGACGAGAAAGTGATCGGAGAAGGCGGGTATGGTATCGTCTACCATGGTACTTTGGAGGACAACACTCAGGTTGCAGTGAAGAACTTACTCAACAACCG GGGTCAAGCTGAGAGGGAGTTCAAGGTGGAAGTCGAAGCAATCGGCCGTGTTCGCCACAAGAATTTAGTGAGGCTACTGGGTTATTGTGCAGAAGGTGCTCATAG GATGCTTGTCTATGAGTACGTTGACAATGGGAACTTGGAACAATGGCTTCATGGGGATGTCAGACCAAGCAGCCCTCTCACATGGGAAATTCGCATGAACATTGTGCTTGGAATGGCAAAAGG GATAATGTACTTGCATGAGGGACTAGAACCAAAGGTAGTTCACCGGGACATTAAATCAAGCAACATTTTGCTTGATAAGCAGTGGAATCCTAAAGTTTCAGATTTTGGGCTGGCCAAGCTCCTGGGATCAGAGAGGAGCTATGTCACAACACGTGTCATGGGAACATTTGG aTATGTAGCTCCTGAATATGCCAGTACTGGCATGTTGAATGAGAGGAGTGATGTTTATAGTTTTGGAATTCTTATAATGGAGATTATTTCTGGCCGAAGTCCGGTAGATTACAACAGGCCGCCGGGAGAG GTAAACCTAGTTGAATGGATCAAAACAATGGTCACCAACCGGAACTCCGAAGGCGTGTTGGATCCCAAGTTGCCTGAGAAACCTTCTTCAAGGGCCCTGAAGAAAGCTTTGTTGGTAGCACTGCGATGCGTGGATCCTGATGCACAGAAGAGGCCAAAGATGGGGCATGTGATACACATGCTCGAAGTTGACGATTTTCCTTATAGAGAT